The Triticum aestivum cultivar Chinese Spring chromosome 7B, IWGSC CS RefSeq v2.1, whole genome shotgun sequence genome window below encodes:
- the LOC123155784 gene encoding serine carboxypeptidase-like 18, which translates to MAGARMYMGVEEVIGTELFYYFVESERSPGADPRSSGSPAGPRCPSYNAYAFEVGPVKFVLASYDGGLPQLVYNPLSWTKMASIIFLDSPVNSGFSYARDPKGCDDVGDY; encoded by the exons ATGGCCGGGGCTCGCATGTACATGGGCGTGGAGGAGGTGATCGGGACGGAGCTCTTCTACTACTTCGTGGAGTCGGAGCGGAGCCCCGGCGCGGACCCACGCTCCTCTGGCTCACCAGCGGGGCCTCGCTGCCCCAGCTACAACGCCTATGCCTTCGAAGTCG GTCCTGTAAAGTTCGTGTTGGCATCGTACGACGGTGGTTTGCCGCAGCTGGTATACAACCCCTTGTCATGGACCAAG ATGGCAAGCATCATCTTCTTGGACTCACCCGTCAACTCCGGTTTCTCATACGCGCGCGACCCCAAGGGTTGCGACGACGTCGGGGACTACTGA